A part of Rhodamnia argentea isolate NSW1041297 chromosome 8, ASM2092103v1, whole genome shotgun sequence genomic DNA contains:
- the LOC115735490 gene encoding calumenin-B, which translates to MGKLSVIIYIAVALLLLFLVSRSPRSPSAHGRSHLRLKLRSNFTFKAPAHHHHHEPVPFDPLVAELERHREDKQWEREYFENAHPEVVHAAEHAPGEESQPEWEDFMDAEDYLNDEERFNVTNRLVLLFPKIDVDPADGFVTEHELTEWNLQQAQSEVMHRTQREMELHDKNRDGYVSFAEYEPPSWVHSSDNDSFAFNMGWWKGEHFNASDADGDGLLNITEFNDFLHPADSKNSKLLQWLCKEEVRERDSDKDGKVNFNEFFRGLFDLVRNYDEESHNSSHNSDDSMEAPARVLFNQLDKDGDGYLTDVELLPVIGKLHPSERYYAKQQANYILSQADNDKDGRLTLTEMIDSPYVFYSAVFNDDEDEYDYHDEFR; encoded by the exons ATGGGCAAACTCTCCGTCATCATCTACATTGCAgtcgccctcctcctcctcttcctcgtaTCTCGCTCCCCGAGGTCCCCCTCCGCCCATGGCCGCAGCCACCTCCGCCTGAAGCTCCGGTCCAACTTCACCTTCAAGGCCCcggcccaccaccaccaccacgagcCGGTCCCGTTCGATCCGCTCGTGGCGGAGCTCGAGCGGCACCGGGAGGACAAGCAGTGGGAGAGGGAGTACTTCGAGAACGCGCACCCGGAGGTCGTGCACGCCGCGGAGCACGCGCCGGGGGAGGAGTCGCAGCCGGAgtgggaggatttcatggacgCCGAGGATTACTTGAATGACGAGGAGAGGTTCAATGTCACCAATAG GCTGGTTTTGCTATTTCCAAAGATTGATGTGGATCCAGCAGATGGGTTTGTGACTGAGCATGAATTGACGGAGTGGAACTTGCAGCAGGCCCAGAGTGAGGTCATGCATAGGACTCAGAGAGAGATGGAGCTTCACGACAAGAACCGAGATGGTTATGTCTCATTTGCAGAATATGAGCCACCTAGCTGGGTCCACAGTTCAG ATAATGATTCCTTTGCTTTTAATATGGGCTGGTGGAAAGGGGAGCATTTTAATGCATCGGATGCAGATGGAGATGGCCTACTCAATATTACGGAGTTTAATGA CTTTCTCCACCCAGCTGACAGCAAAAATTCAAAGCTTCTTCAGTGGTTATGCAAGGAGGAAGTAAG GGAAAGAGATTCCGATAAAGATGGGAAGGTCAACTTTAATGAGTTCTTTCGTGGGCTTTTTGACTTGGTAAGAAACTATGATGAGGAAAGCCATAATTCATCACATAATTCTGATGATTCAATGGAGGCTCCTGCCAGAGTACTGTTTAATCAGCTCGACAAAGATGGTGATGG ATACTTGACGGATGTAGAACTGCTACCTGTCATTGGAAAGCTTCACCCTTCGGAGCGTTATTATGCCAAACAACAAGCAAATTACATCTTGTCACAG GCGGATAATGACAAGGATGGGCGTCTAACATTGACGGAGATGATTGACAGCCCCTATGTATTTTACAGTGCCGTTTtcaatgatgatgaagatgagtaTGATTACCATGACGAGTTCCGCTGA
- the LOC115735494 gene encoding succinate dehydrogenase [ubiquinone] iron-sulfur subunit 2, mitochondrial-like, with product MATGILKRAIPMSRVATSSAARLLLARHHASETQAQQVEPKAKSTANLKTFSIYRWTPDNPSKPELQDYQIDLKECGPMVLDALIKIKNEIDPSLTFRRSCREGICGSCAMNIDGCNGLACLTKIPDGGASTITPLPHMFVIKDLVVDMTNFYNQYKSIEPWLKRKTSPPTPGKEIPQSKKDRAKLDGMYECILCACCSTSCPSYWWNPESYLGPAALLHANRWIMDSRDEFTKERLDAINDEFKLYRCHTILNCARACPKGLNPGKKIINIKQLQLAK from the exons ATGGCGACTGGTATCTTGAAGCGAGCAATCCCAATGTCCAGAGTTGCTACGTCCTCGGCGGCCCGTCTCCTCCTCGCGCGCCACCACGCAAGCGAGACCCAGGCTCAACAGGTCGAGCCCAAGGCCAAGTCCACCGCCAATCTCAAGACCTTTTCGATCTACCGGTGGACCCCGGACAACCCCTCGAAGCCGGAGCTCCAAGACTACCAGATCGACCTCAAGGAGTGCGGTCCCATGGTCCTCGACGCCCTCATCAAGATCAAGAACGAGATCGACCCGTCCCTCACCTTCCGACGGTCCTGCCGCGAGGGAATCTGCGGGTCCTGCGCTATGAACATTGACGGCTGCAACGGTCTCGCCTGCCTCACCAAGATCCCGGACGGGGGCGCCTCGACGATCACGCCGTTGCCGCACATGTTCGTGATCAAGGACCTGGTCGTGGACATGACCAACTTCTACAATCAGTACAAGAGCATTGAGCCGTGGCTGAAGCGGAAGACGTCGCCGCCGACACCAGGGAAGGAGATTCCGCAGAGCAAGAAGGATAGGGCGAAGCTGGACGGGATGTACGAGTGCATATTGTGCGCTTGCTGTAGCACGTCTTGCCCCAGTTACTGGTGGAACCCTGAGTCTTACTTGGGACCAGCTGCCTTGCTTCACGCCAATAG GTGGATCATGGACAGCAGAGATGAATTTACGAAGGAGCGGCTTGATGCGATTAATGATGAATTTAAGCTCTACCGTTGCCATACTATATTGAATTGTGCTCGAGCCTGTCCCAAAGGATTGAACCCAGGAAAAAAGATTATAAATATCAAGCAGCTGCAGCTTGCCAAGTAG
- the LOC115735493 gene encoding transcription factor SRM1-like, with translation MTVDEAVSPSCSSWSREQDKAFENALATHFEDSSDWWEKVASDVPGKTLEEIKLHYELLIEDVDKIESGRVALPSYNSSSSDGSTSNVGEEENGKKGGGSGNANGELNQGGKGSRSDQERRKGIAWTEEEHRLFLLGLDKYGKGDWRSISRNFVVTRTPTQVASHAQKYFIRLNSVNKDRRRSSIHDITTVGSGDLSATPGPITGQNQTDGSTGGVSSGKSNKQSPQSPAVTSGVGVPCPPSIGQPVGGPFVSAVGTPVNLSTTPHMAYGVRGQVQGTVVPGAPINMSPMTYPMPHASAHR, from the exons ATGACTGTCGATGAAGCAGTGAGCCCTAGTTGTTCCTCGTGGAGTAGGGAACAGGACAAGGCGTTCGAGAATGCCCTGGCTACTCACTTCGAGGACTCCTCGGATTGGTGGGAGAAGGTAGCCTCCGACGTACCGGGCAAAACCCTAGAGGAAATTAAGCTTCATTACGAGCTTCTGATCGAAGATGTCGATAAGATAGAGTCTGGCCGCGTGGCTCTACCTTCCTACAATTCGTCTTCCTCGGATGGCTCCACGAGCAACGTGGGGGAGGAGGAGAACGGGAAGAAGGGCGGCGGGTCAGGGAACGCGAACGGCGAGTTGAACCAGGGAGGGAAAGGATCGAGGTCGGATCAGGAGAGAAGGAAGGGGATTGCTTGGACAGAGGAAGAACACAG GTTATTTCTTCTAGGCTTAGATAAATATGGGAAGGGCGATTGGCGAAGTATTTCCCGGAACTTTGTCGTCACAAGGACGCCTACACAAGTTGCGAGCCATGCACAGAAGTATTTTATCCGTCTGAACTCAGTTAACAAAGATAGGAGGCGATCTAGTATTCACGATATCACCACTGTAGGCAGTGGAGACCTTTCAGCAACTCCAGGCCCTATTACGGGTCAAAATCAAACAGATGGCTCCACGGGAGGAGTATCTTCTGGCAAATCCAACAAACAATCTCCTCAATCTCCAGCGGTGACGTCAGGTGTTGGAGTTCCATGTCCTCCATCAATTGGACAACCAGTGGGTGGCCCTTTTGTTTCTGCTGTTGGTACTCCAGTAAATCTCTCTACCACGCCTCACATGGCATATGGTGTTAGAGGTCAAGTACAAGGCACTGTGGTTCCCGGTGCACCAATCAATATGAGCCCCATGACTTATCCAATGCCACATGCATCGGCACACAGGTGA
- the LOC115735496 gene encoding reticulon-like protein B22 isoform X1, translating to MRNEIGKPLIVLICGSLVYYHCAYRHSSILSLLSDVLIVLLCSLAILGLLFRQLNISVPVDPLEWQISQDTANGIVACLANTVGATESVLRVAATGHDKRLFVKVIVCLYILSALGRLLSGVTVAYVGLCLFCLYLFAESSPSVSTCIARFLRRSGAAEQDNM from the exons ATGAGGAACGAGATAGGGAAGCCGTTGATCGTGTTGATATGCGGGAGCTTGGTGTACTACCACTGCGCCTACCGGCATTCGAGtatcctctccctcctctccgaCGTCCTCATCGTGCTGCTCTGCTCTCTGGCCATCCTCGGCCTCCTTTTCCGCCAGCTCAACATCTC GGTACCAGTGGACCCGCTGGAGTGGCAGATATCGCAGGACACGGCCAACGGCATCGTTGCCTGCCTCGCCAACACCGTCGGAGCCACTGAGTCTGTTCTTAGGGTTGCCGCCACTGGCCACGACAAGCGCTTGTTCGTTAAG GTGATTGTTTGCCTTTACATTCTGTCTGCTTTGGGGAGATTACTCTCCGGCGTCACTGTTGCTTATGTTG GATTATGCTTGTTTTGTCTTTACTTGTTCGCCGAGAGCTCGCCATCAGTCAGCACTTGCATAGCCCGATTCTTGAGGAGAAGTGGTGCTGCTGAGCAGGATAACATGTAG
- the LOC115735496 gene encoding reticulon-like protein B22 isoform X2: protein MRNEIGKPLIVLICGSLVYYHCAYRHSSILSLLSDVLIVLLCSLAILGLLFRQLNISVPVDPLEWQISQDTANGIVACLANTVGATESVLRVAATGHDKRLFVKVIVCLYILSALGRLLSGVTVAYVDRIMLVLSLLVRRELAISQHLHSPILEEKWCC, encoded by the exons ATGAGGAACGAGATAGGGAAGCCGTTGATCGTGTTGATATGCGGGAGCTTGGTGTACTACCACTGCGCCTACCGGCATTCGAGtatcctctccctcctctccgaCGTCCTCATCGTGCTGCTCTGCTCTCTGGCCATCCTCGGCCTCCTTTTCCGCCAGCTCAACATCTC GGTACCAGTGGACCCGCTGGAGTGGCAGATATCGCAGGACACGGCCAACGGCATCGTTGCCTGCCTCGCCAACACCGTCGGAGCCACTGAGTCTGTTCTTAGGGTTGCCGCCACTGGCCACGACAAGCGCTTGTTCGTTAAG GTGATTGTTTGCCTTTACATTCTGTCTGCTTTGGGGAGATTACTCTCCGGCGTCACTGTTGCTTATGTTG ACAGGATTATGCTTGTTTTGTCTTTACTTGTTCGCCGAGAGCTCGCCATCAGTCAGCACTTGCATAGCCCGATTCTTGAGGAGAAGTGGTGCTGCTGA